In Mytilus edulis chromosome 7, xbMytEdul2.2, whole genome shotgun sequence, a single genomic region encodes these proteins:
- the LOC139529809 gene encoding uncharacterized protein isoform X1: protein MLKKLLIAIGFLVQLSLTSAEDECPYAGEKRLNNDKGKDYAEVNPDIPGGYDFHPKLPTNVDGDSGGKFIIYKIGNGTQCFFSVYVKILRCEQEVSNISDYEGGTNCSNLIWGKSCNAACSDGKVSLGGPAVYTCEMDNSNRTFLQLDKATVCQDSAYAVKCPQDVTIYPDSTYSSYAAITLDKWTIPTSLDSDGNSWTVESQTAKEKRYEIGRYTNIVTAISSTGEISSCKFDFVIKRYGCTVPQVDDSTIEGATPNRTYLISTFGEKKICKQGYALKPKKNYRDFVIVECVEISPGQTEWKNWYSRNCTKNEIPKICDREVKLDGKKTEIVYFTYDFMEWKSLVEQNITSCKFGAIVNVDKPSMYDLEMTFQTDTSTPLTADKCFFEVLLYAGESSLGTPMKKFDCNLKGSVKIKWPTLDFTLVFRVLDSFKSQQNTDLKGNGTILFSMTECSNCALSNLTGLDVMESEIPSFKFNPFLPCKMDGCLEDSLQMFKIKRAPNTRDQMFDLAYKTCTANIEVQSNTKKICFRQANLNEKPHDPCRPATDKYLYILIHMDSVFTLVIKCDDLQGWWCLPQDFPKFQNLTITWNLIYLHGYVTEELWVLSASSGNNNQACSQPIIYTTPTPVKVTRAPKEDNSGLSTATILGIVFGSLAALCTLCGGGYCCCCKKRKSQGKPDTDPDDVRLSMLAEHNGKH, encoded by the exons gATTTTTAGTTCAGTTAAGTTTGACAAGTGCTGAAGACGAATGTCCTTATGCGGGTGAAAAAAGACTGAACAACGATAAAGGGAAAGATTATGCTGAAGTGAACCCAGATATTCCAGGAGGCTATGACTTTCATCCAAAACTTCCAACAAATGTAGATGGAGATTCTGGAGggaaatttattatttataagatAGGAAATGGCACTCAATGTTTTTTTTCCGTTTATGTAAAAA TACTTAGGTGTGAACAGGAAGTCAGCAATATAAGTGACTATGAAGGTGGCACTAACTGCTCCAATCTGATATGGGGGAAATCATGTAATGCTGCATGTTCTGATGGTAAAGTGTCTTTGGGTGGACCAGCAGTGTATACATGTGAAATGGATAATAGTAACAGGACCTTTCTACAGTTAGATAAAGCCACTGTTTGTCAAG ATTCTGCTTATGCTGTTAAATGTCCCCAAGATGTGACAATCTACCCGGATTCAACTTACAGTAGCTATGCAGCCATCACATTAGATAAATGGACTATTCCAACTTCATTGGATAGTGATGGAAACTCTTGGACAGTTGAAAGCCAAACTGCAAAGGAAAAAAGATATGAAATTGGCAGATATACCAACATAGTGACAGCTATAAGTTCAACAGGGGAAATCAGTTCTTGCAAATTTGACTTCGTCATTAAAC GATACGGATGTACAGTTCCTCAAGTGGATGATTCTACAATAGAAGGTGCTACACCAAACCGTACATATCTTATCTCAACCTTTGGGGAGAAAAAGATCTGCAAACAGGGCTATGctttgaaaccaaaaaaaaattaccGTGACTTTGTGATAGTGGAATGTGTAGAAATATCACCTGGACAAACAGAGTGGAAAAATTGGTACAGTCGAAACTGTACAA aaaatgaaataccAAAAATCTGTGATAGAGAGGTTAAACTTGAtggaaaaaaaacagaaattgtcTATTTCACCTATGATTTTATGGAATGGAAGAGCTTGGTTGAACAGAATATAACTTCTTGCAAGTTTGGCGCTATTGTAAATGTTGATAAACCATCAATGTACGATCTGGAAATGACATTCCAAACAGACACATCTACACCACTTACAGCTGACAAATGTTTCTTTGAAGTATTATTATACGCTGGTGAATCATCGCTTGGTACCCCAATGAAA AAGTTTGATTGTAACCTTAAgggatctgtaaaaataaaatggccGACTCTAGATTTTACATTAGTGTTCCGAGTTTTGGACAGTTTCAAGTCTcaacaaaatacagatttgaAGGGAAATGGAACAATACTTTTCTCAATGACAGAGTGTTCTAACTGTGCTCTCTCCAATTTAACAGGACTTGATGTTATGGAATCTGAAATACCATCTTTTAAAT tTAACCCATTCCTTCCCTGTAAAATGGATGGTTGTTTGGAAGATTCActtcaaatgtttaaaataaaacgtGCACCAAATACCCGAGATCAAATGTTTGATTTAGCATACAAAACATGCACTGCTAACATAGAGGTACAAAGTAATACAAAGAAGATATGTTTCCGCCAAGCAAATCTTAATGAAAAACCTCATGACCCCTGTAGACCAGCTACAGATAAATACCTCTACATTCTTATACATATGGATTCTGTGTTCACTTTG gttATTAAATGTGATGATCTTCAGGGATGGTGGTGTTTACCTCAGgattttccaaaatttcaaaatctgACGATCACATGGAATTTGATATACCTCCATGGTTACGTTACAGAAGAGCTATGGGTACTTTCTGCGTCCTCCGGCAATAATAATCAAGCCTGCTCACAGCCTATCATATATACAACACCCACACCAG TGAAAGTTACTCGAGCTCCTAAGGAAGATAACAGTGGTTTATCGACTGCAACAATACTAGGAATAGTGTTTGGTTCATTGGCAGCTCTGTGCACATTGTGTGGGGGTGGATATTGCTGCTGCTGCAAGAAGAGAAAATCACAAG
- the LOC139529809 gene encoding uncharacterized protein isoform X2, translated as MLKKLLIAIGFLVQLSLTSAEDECPYAGEKRLNNDKGKDYAEVNPDIPGGYDFHPKLPTNVDGDSGGKFIIYKIGNGTQCFFSVYVKILRCEQEVSNISDYEGGTNCSNLIWGKSCNAACSDGKVSLGGPAVYTCEMDNSNRTFLQLDKATVCQDSAYAVKCPQDVTIYPDSTYSSYAAITLDKWTIPTSLDSDGNSWTVESQTAKEKRYEIGRYTNIVTAISSTGEISSCKFDFVIKRYGCTVPQVDDSTIEGATPNRTYLISTFGEKKICKQGYALKPKKNYRDFVIVECVEISPGQTEWKNWYSRNCTKNEIPKICDREVKLDGKKTEIVYFTYDFMEWKSLVEQNITSCKFGAIVNVDKPSMYDLEMTFQTDTSTPLTADKCFFEVLLYAGESSLGTPMKKFDCNLKGSVKIKWPTLDFTLVFRVLDSFKSQQNTDLKGNGTILFSMTECSNCALSNLTGLDVMESEIPSFKFNPFLPCKMDGCLEDSLQMFKIKRAPNTRDQMFDLAYKTCTANIEVQSNTKKICFRQANLNEKPHDPCRPATDKYLYILIHMDSVFTLVIKCDDLQGWWCLPQDFPKFQNLTITWNLIYLHGYVTEELWVLSASSGNNNQACSQPIIYTTPTPVKVTRAPKEDNSGLSTATILGIVFGSLAALCTLCGGGYCCCCKKRKSQGTPDTVPDVKLSMLDEQNDNH; from the exons gATTTTTAGTTCAGTTAAGTTTGACAAGTGCTGAAGACGAATGTCCTTATGCGGGTGAAAAAAGACTGAACAACGATAAAGGGAAAGATTATGCTGAAGTGAACCCAGATATTCCAGGAGGCTATGACTTTCATCCAAAACTTCCAACAAATGTAGATGGAGATTCTGGAGggaaatttattatttataagatAGGAAATGGCACTCAATGTTTTTTTTCCGTTTATGTAAAAA TACTTAGGTGTGAACAGGAAGTCAGCAATATAAGTGACTATGAAGGTGGCACTAACTGCTCCAATCTGATATGGGGGAAATCATGTAATGCTGCATGTTCTGATGGTAAAGTGTCTTTGGGTGGACCAGCAGTGTATACATGTGAAATGGATAATAGTAACAGGACCTTTCTACAGTTAGATAAAGCCACTGTTTGTCAAG ATTCTGCTTATGCTGTTAAATGTCCCCAAGATGTGACAATCTACCCGGATTCAACTTACAGTAGCTATGCAGCCATCACATTAGATAAATGGACTATTCCAACTTCATTGGATAGTGATGGAAACTCTTGGACAGTTGAAAGCCAAACTGCAAAGGAAAAAAGATATGAAATTGGCAGATATACCAACATAGTGACAGCTATAAGTTCAACAGGGGAAATCAGTTCTTGCAAATTTGACTTCGTCATTAAAC GATACGGATGTACAGTTCCTCAAGTGGATGATTCTACAATAGAAGGTGCTACACCAAACCGTACATATCTTATCTCAACCTTTGGGGAGAAAAAGATCTGCAAACAGGGCTATGctttgaaaccaaaaaaaaattaccGTGACTTTGTGATAGTGGAATGTGTAGAAATATCACCTGGACAAACAGAGTGGAAAAATTGGTACAGTCGAAACTGTACAA aaaatgaaataccAAAAATCTGTGATAGAGAGGTTAAACTTGAtggaaaaaaaacagaaattgtcTATTTCACCTATGATTTTATGGAATGGAAGAGCTTGGTTGAACAGAATATAACTTCTTGCAAGTTTGGCGCTATTGTAAATGTTGATAAACCATCAATGTACGATCTGGAAATGACATTCCAAACAGACACATCTACACCACTTACAGCTGACAAATGTTTCTTTGAAGTATTATTATACGCTGGTGAATCATCGCTTGGTACCCCAATGAAA AAGTTTGATTGTAACCTTAAgggatctgtaaaaataaaatggccGACTCTAGATTTTACATTAGTGTTCCGAGTTTTGGACAGTTTCAAGTCTcaacaaaatacagatttgaAGGGAAATGGAACAATACTTTTCTCAATGACAGAGTGTTCTAACTGTGCTCTCTCCAATTTAACAGGACTTGATGTTATGGAATCTGAAATACCATCTTTTAAAT tTAACCCATTCCTTCCCTGTAAAATGGATGGTTGTTTGGAAGATTCActtcaaatgtttaaaataaaacgtGCACCAAATACCCGAGATCAAATGTTTGATTTAGCATACAAAACATGCACTGCTAACATAGAGGTACAAAGTAATACAAAGAAGATATGTTTCCGCCAAGCAAATCTTAATGAAAAACCTCATGACCCCTGTAGACCAGCTACAGATAAATACCTCTACATTCTTATACATATGGATTCTGTGTTCACTTTG gttATTAAATGTGATGATCTTCAGGGATGGTGGTGTTTACCTCAGgattttccaaaatttcaaaatctgACGATCACATGGAATTTGATATACCTCCATGGTTACGTTACAGAAGAGCTATGGGTACTTTCTGCGTCCTCCGGCAATAATAATCAAGCCTGCTCACAGCCTATCATATATACAACACCCACACCAG TGAAAGTTACTCGAGCTCCTAAGGAAGATAACAGTGGTTTATCGACTGCAACAATACTAGGAATAGTGTTTGGTTCATTGGCAGCTCTGTGCACATTGTGTGGGGGTGGATATTGCTGCTGCTGCAAGAAGAGAAAATCACAAG GAACACCAGATACTGTCCCTGATGTCAAACTGTCTATGCTTGATGAACAAAATGACAACCATTAA
- the LOC139529809 gene encoding uncharacterized protein isoform X3: MLKKLLIAIGFLVQLSLTSAEDECPYAGEKRLNNDKGKDYAEVNPDIPGGYDFHPKLPTNVDGDSGGKFIIYKIGNGTQCFFSVYVKILRCEQEVSNISDYEGGTNCSNLIWGKSCNAACSDGKVSLGGPAVYTCEMDNSNRTFLQLDKATVCQDSAYAVKCPQDVTIYPDSTYSSYAAITLDKWTIPTSLDSDGNSWTVESQTAKEKRYEIGRYTNIVTAISSTGEISSCKFDFVIKRYGCTVPQVDDSTIEGATPNRTYLISTFGEKKICKQGYALKPKKNYRDFVIVECVEISPGQTEWKNWYSRNCTKNEIPKICDREVKLDGKKTEIVYFTYDFMEWKSLVEQNITSCKFGAIVNVDKPSMYDLEMTFQTDTSTPLTADKCFFEVLLYAGESSLGTPMKKFDCNLKGSVKIKWPTLDFTLVFRVLDSFKSQQNTDLKGNGTILFSMTECSNCALSNLTGLDVMESEIPSFKFNPFLPCKMDGCLEDSLQMFKIKRAPNTRDQMFDLAYKTCTANIEVQSNTKKICFRQANLNEKPHDPCRPATDKYLYILIHMDSVFTLVIKCDDLQGWWCLPQDFPKFQNLTITWNLIYLHGYVTEELWVLSASSGNNNQACSQPIIYTTPTPVKVTRAPKEDNSGLSTATILGIVFGSLAALCTLCGGGYCCCCKKRKSQGSSSGFQMN; the protein is encoded by the exons gATTTTTAGTTCAGTTAAGTTTGACAAGTGCTGAAGACGAATGTCCTTATGCGGGTGAAAAAAGACTGAACAACGATAAAGGGAAAGATTATGCTGAAGTGAACCCAGATATTCCAGGAGGCTATGACTTTCATCCAAAACTTCCAACAAATGTAGATGGAGATTCTGGAGggaaatttattatttataagatAGGAAATGGCACTCAATGTTTTTTTTCCGTTTATGTAAAAA TACTTAGGTGTGAACAGGAAGTCAGCAATATAAGTGACTATGAAGGTGGCACTAACTGCTCCAATCTGATATGGGGGAAATCATGTAATGCTGCATGTTCTGATGGTAAAGTGTCTTTGGGTGGACCAGCAGTGTATACATGTGAAATGGATAATAGTAACAGGACCTTTCTACAGTTAGATAAAGCCACTGTTTGTCAAG ATTCTGCTTATGCTGTTAAATGTCCCCAAGATGTGACAATCTACCCGGATTCAACTTACAGTAGCTATGCAGCCATCACATTAGATAAATGGACTATTCCAACTTCATTGGATAGTGATGGAAACTCTTGGACAGTTGAAAGCCAAACTGCAAAGGAAAAAAGATATGAAATTGGCAGATATACCAACATAGTGACAGCTATAAGTTCAACAGGGGAAATCAGTTCTTGCAAATTTGACTTCGTCATTAAAC GATACGGATGTACAGTTCCTCAAGTGGATGATTCTACAATAGAAGGTGCTACACCAAACCGTACATATCTTATCTCAACCTTTGGGGAGAAAAAGATCTGCAAACAGGGCTATGctttgaaaccaaaaaaaaattaccGTGACTTTGTGATAGTGGAATGTGTAGAAATATCACCTGGACAAACAGAGTGGAAAAATTGGTACAGTCGAAACTGTACAA aaaatgaaataccAAAAATCTGTGATAGAGAGGTTAAACTTGAtggaaaaaaaacagaaattgtcTATTTCACCTATGATTTTATGGAATGGAAGAGCTTGGTTGAACAGAATATAACTTCTTGCAAGTTTGGCGCTATTGTAAATGTTGATAAACCATCAATGTACGATCTGGAAATGACATTCCAAACAGACACATCTACACCACTTACAGCTGACAAATGTTTCTTTGAAGTATTATTATACGCTGGTGAATCATCGCTTGGTACCCCAATGAAA AAGTTTGATTGTAACCTTAAgggatctgtaaaaataaaatggccGACTCTAGATTTTACATTAGTGTTCCGAGTTTTGGACAGTTTCAAGTCTcaacaaaatacagatttgaAGGGAAATGGAACAATACTTTTCTCAATGACAGAGTGTTCTAACTGTGCTCTCTCCAATTTAACAGGACTTGATGTTATGGAATCTGAAATACCATCTTTTAAAT tTAACCCATTCCTTCCCTGTAAAATGGATGGTTGTTTGGAAGATTCActtcaaatgtttaaaataaaacgtGCACCAAATACCCGAGATCAAATGTTTGATTTAGCATACAAAACATGCACTGCTAACATAGAGGTACAAAGTAATACAAAGAAGATATGTTTCCGCCAAGCAAATCTTAATGAAAAACCTCATGACCCCTGTAGACCAGCTACAGATAAATACCTCTACATTCTTATACATATGGATTCTGTGTTCACTTTG gttATTAAATGTGATGATCTTCAGGGATGGTGGTGTTTACCTCAGgattttccaaaatttcaaaatctgACGATCACATGGAATTTGATATACCTCCATGGTTACGTTACAGAAGAGCTATGGGTACTTTCTGCGTCCTCCGGCAATAATAATCAAGCCTGCTCACAGCCTATCATATATACAACACCCACACCAG TGAAAGTTACTCGAGCTCCTAAGGAAGATAACAGTGGTTTATCGACTGCAACAATACTAGGAATAGTGTTTGGTTCATTGGCAGCTCTGTGCACATTGTGTGGGGGTGGATATTGCTGCTGCTGCAAGAAGAGAAAATCACAAG GGTCAAGCAGTGGATttcaaatgaattga